A genomic region of Anopheles coustani chromosome 3, idAnoCousDA_361_x.2, whole genome shotgun sequence contains the following coding sequences:
- the LOC131272580 gene encoding transcription initiation factor TFIID subunit 1, protein MYCLCRSSKTIAVRIVLLDETDFLHELQDDLPGQALLDVVFARLNLIETAYFGIRYIDQDNQTHWLDPAARLSRQLKAGKVAYDLYFGVKFYACDPCKLVEEITRYQLYLQVKQDILQGRLPVSFELAAELGAYVVQAELGNYDPRKHPPGYVSEFRLLNNQTKEIESRIHELHIQLEGMSPSQAEFNYLDKVKWHDMYGVDLHPVLGEDSVEYFLGLTPGGIVVLRNKTTVAHYYWPRIAKVYYKGRYFMLRVCDKNNEVSTYGFETPKKSACKHLWKCCVEHHSFFRLVRVAPMQATTGTLGSKYSGRSDRQPMKDGATQQRIQPTFTRTPSRRQPRRVLHDPQQEAEKLFDAPKYIQQEIKSVSIPQPAQSFESPYRSTCSIPAALNGSANGAVKSAGPMPPDSPRSTRSAPWMRSQQRGLFGINSSPKSVRSASTRMSAPANNTRMRSSSVESHSSNESRSGRRRRHRSRRVSDNESEMSRGSGRSGRSHNSHRKHRRHRSKNRRNRSDTESRDRSYSGHRRSTDSIELVDSGEQWLEVQRKQHSDAVPKAAVIKSSQVMKGAHPDSGIVQHHQHRSRRHRKHRSPSEKIWSSELTKHLQFDLVDTTGMTEDQLREIPYTVVETNHAAKKPNTLKVHKTSHHSTTSLSSSHHHSHQVNNNRIDRIREYPKGDGSLGENGVNGGSIRSASTISSSRDYDRSSGLIRMMSSMSMGDFISPTGSSLSPLDSSGLRVSHEHTDSGLGADQDYAYSSERSSDSAKYGTNKSSGASVTSGHTKSSSSNNMKSHHHTVSNRKPPLCPGRSGSQLPITQQPQLQQHQQQPQQQQQTHPQLPQPFSPVPGVHSANGSNSRLINTSNTHYQNNHYTFSLTRNTHQSHHAPLPHQQQLRHHSTNNPGGNRHHHQHQQQLQSGGRPHHPGSGSIGSGLSTSTYLDTVATLSSSATPYHYFYDGTGFRTNVGLHHPISSTMGTGVRGTKSDIGVPIRPKRHHFQQHQQQQQQQAAGQHLSSVHSFKRQPTADRRQPSPSSAKSIDYLENYKTGVERLNQGNGLNNNSPETFAGLLGRSSSGNQNVLNNNNNEDDSHPQAKGQGEGGGVGAGDVVGPLICFDSNRNRDESTTVVGTPTRDGGQGSAANNARSGDNGNGSSGGTVVASPTERRPSGQSSRESPAKGTELGKRPPLAGSSPARFGGGAGKHSNHRSSSLELILTPIIQSRR, encoded by the exons GATGATTTACCCGGCCAAGCGCTGCTGGACGTGGTGTTCGCCCGGCTCAACCTCATAGAGACGGCCTACTTCGGTATCCGTTACATAGATCAGGACAACCAGACG CACTGGTTGGACCCGGCGGCCCGACTTTCCCGCCAGCTGAAGGCGGGCAAGGTGGCGTACGATCTCTACTTCGGCGTCAAGTTCTACGCGTGCGATCCGTGCAAGTTGGTGGAAGAAATTACCAG ATATCAGCTGTACTTGCAAGTCAAGCAGGACATACTTCAAGGCCGCTTGCCGGTATCGTTCGAGCTGGCCGCAGAGCTGGGAGCGTACGTGGTGCAGG CCGAGCTGGGCAACTATGATCCCCGAAAGCATCCGCCGGGTTACGTGTCCGAGTTTCGGCTGCTCAACAACCAGACGAAGGAGATCGAGAGCCGCATCCACGAGCTGCACATCCAACTCGAGGGAATGTCACCGTCGCAGGCCGAGTTCAACTATCTGGACAAGGTCAAGTGGCACGATATGTACGGGGTGGACCTGCATCCGGTGCTG GGCGAGGACAGCGTGGAGTACTTCCTGGGGCTAACGCCGGGCGGCATTGTGGTGCTGCGGAACAAAACCACCGTTGCCCACTACTACTGGCCCCGGATAGCGAAGGTCTACTACAAGGGTCGATATTTTATGCTTCGTGTCTGTGATAAAAAT AATGAAGTTAGTACGTACGGTTTCGAGACACCAAAAAAGAGCGCCTGCAAGCACCTGTGGAAGTGCTGTGTGGAACACCATTCGTTCTTCCGCCTGGTCCGGGTAGCGCCGATGCAGGCCACCACCGGGACGCTCGGTAGCAAGTATAG TGGTCGATCCGATCGGCAACCGATGAAGGATGGCGCGACCCAGCAACGGATCCAACCGACCTTCACCAGGACACCGTCCCGTCGGCAACCGCGCCGCGTGCTGCACGACCCACAGCAAGAGGCGGAAAAGCTGTTCGATGCACCAAAGTACATCCAGCAGGAAATCAAATCCGTTTCCATACCTCAACCGGCTCAATC ATTTGAGAGCCCTTACCGTTCTACTTGCAGTATACCGGCTGCATTGAACGGGAGCGCCAATGGCGCCGTTAAATCGGCCGGTCCGATGCCACCGGACTCCCCGCGCAGTACCCGCAGTGCCCCCTGGATGCGCTCGCAACAGCGCGGCCTGTTCGGTATCAACTCCAGTCCCAAGTCGGTCCGGTCGGCATCGACACGTATGAGTGCGCCGGCCAACAACACCCGGATGCGGTCGAGCTCGGTCGAAAGCCACTCGTCGAACGAGTCACGGTCCGGGCGTCGCCGTCGGCACCGCAGCCGCCGGGTGTCGGACAACGAGAGCGAGATGAGCCGCGGTTCGGGCCGGTCGGGGCGATCGCACAACTCGCATCGGAAGCACCGTCGGCATCGCTCCAAGAACCGTCGCAACCGGTCGGATACGGAGAGCCGCGATCGAAGCTACTCGGGACACCGGCGATCGACGGACTCGATCGAGCTGGTCGACTCGGGCGAGCAGTGGCTGGAGGTGCAGCGGAAGCAGCACTCGGACGCCGTACCGAAGGCGGCTGTCATCAAGAGCAGCCAGGTGATGAAGGGCGCCCATCCGGATTCGGGCATTGtgcagcaccaccagcaccgtAGCCGGCGTCACCGGAAGCACCGTTCGCCCTCGGAGAAGATCTGGTCGAGCGAGCTCACCAAGCACCTGCAGTTCGATCTGGTCGACACGACCGGCATGACCGAGGATCAGCTGCGCGAGATCCCGTACACGGTCGTCGAGACGAACCACGCCGCCAAAAAACCGAACACGCTGAAGGTACACAAGACCAGTCACCATTCGACGACGTCCCTGTCCTCCTCCCATCACCATTCGCATCA GGTGAACAACAACCGCATCGACAGGATAAGGGAGTACCCGAAGGGTGATGGTAGCCTGGGGGAGAACGGCGTCAACGGTGGTTCGATAAGGTCAGCCAGCACGATCAGCTCGTCGAGGGACTACGATCGAAGTTCGGGACTCATCAG GATGATGTCCAGCATGAGCATGGGAGACTTTATCTCACCAACCGGATCGAGCCTAAGCCCATTGGACAGTTCCGGCCTGCGCGTTTCCCACGAACACACGGACTCCGGCCTTGGAGCCGATCAGGACTATGCATATTCATCGGAGAG GTCCAGCGATAGCGCAAAGTATGGTACGAACAAATCTTCCGGCGCGTCGGTAACGTCAGGCCACACGAAGTCGTCCTCGTCGAACAACATGAAGTCGCACCATCACACAGTGAGTAACAGGAAACCACCGCTCTGCCCGGGTCGTTCCGGGTCGCAGCTACCAATCACACAGCAACCACAGCtacaacagcatcaacagcagccgcagcagcagcagcaaacacaTCCACAGCTGCCACAACCATTTTCCCCGGTGCCCGGTGTACATAGTGCCAACGGCAGTAACAGTCGCTTGATTAACACCAGTAACACGCACTACCAAAACAATCACTACACCTTTAGCCTAACCCGAAACACCCATCAGTCCCATCATGCGCCACTGCCTCATCAGCAACAGCTGCGCCACCATTCGACTAACAACCCGGGCGGCAACCGgcatcaccaccagcaccagcagcagctgcagtcCGGTGGCCGCCCGCACCATCCAGGTAGTGGTAGCATTGGTAGTGGGTTAAGCACTAGCACCTATCTGGACACGGTTGCCACGCTGTCGTCATCGGCGACACCGTATCACTACTTCTACGACGGAACCGGCTTCCGCACGAACGTCGGTCTCCACCATCCGATCAGCTCGACGATGGGTACCGGCGTTCGCGGTACCAAGTCGGACATCGGTGTACCGATACGCCCGAAGCGGCACCActtccaacagcatcagcagcagcagcagcaacaagcgGCTGGCCAGCACCTTTCCAGTGTGCACAGCTTCAAGCGTCAGCCGACGGCCGACCGGAGGCaaccgtcgccgtcgtcggccAAGTCGATCGACTACCTGGAAAACTACAAGACCGGCGTCGAGCGGCTGAACCAGGGCAACGGACTGAACAATAATAGTCCGGAAACGTTCGCCGGCCTGCTCGGACGCTCGAGCTCCGGCAACCAGAACGTactcaataacaacaacaacgaagaCGACAGTCACCCACAGGCCAAGGGACAGGGCGAAGGCGGGGGTGTGGGCGCGGGCGATGTCGTCGGGCCTCTGATTTGCTTCGATTCCAATCGAAATCGCGATGAGTCGACGACGGTGGTCGGCACTCCGACTCGCGACGGTGGCCAGGGAAGCGCGGCCAAC AACGCACGATCCGGCGACAATGGGAACGGCAGCAGCGGGGGCACCGTGGTGGCGTCGCCCACCGAACGCCGCCCGAGCGGCCAGAGTTCGCGGGAAAGCCCGGCAAAGGGCACCGAGCTGGGCAAGCGACCCCCGCTGGCCGGGTCCAGCCCGGCCCGGTTCGGTGGTGGCGCCGGTAAGCACAGCAACCATCGCTCGTCCAGCTTAGAACTGATACTAACACCTATCATACAGAGCCGACGGTAA